One stretch of Argiope bruennichi chromosome 3, qqArgBrue1.1, whole genome shotgun sequence DNA includes these proteins:
- the LOC129963088 gene encoding flavin-containing monooxygenase 5-like, whose product MASIKKKVAVLGGGVAGLFSIICLKEEGNFEPICFEKTDKPGGTWCYREEVIDGVSCTMSTTIINHSKELGAWSKYPPSKEFNNFMKHSELYQYFMNIWTSTGALKHVQYNMEIVNVRRADDYDETGRWIVTAKNTVTGEESTDIYDGVLVCTGQYTQKIMPMYKGQNLFKGEISHTHSLRETEKYRKKRVIVVGMGCSGLDAAVEISNIANQVYLSTRSGAYVIQRVGPHGLPFDYHLARRYIFLLFDILPSYALSWLLESVFMDPQFNRKLYAVKPKYHVLSKDPVINDHLASKLLSGSVIQKPDIHCFTEDGVIFEGDTEVTKADAVIMATGYVHTFPFLEDGVVIQEEGRIDLYKCVFPAQLKHGTLAIIASVLPFGPGFPVGELQIRWAVQVLAGKCKLPPPEVMLKEAKDRYDKNLKRYAPSEKMSLRIDYIPYCDDIASEIGAKPNLLKMFFTDTKLFLKLFFGPHLSYQYRLQGPHSWDGARDAIMTAEERIFYPLTKGASETDGDNIFLMTIRKFLKNLFF is encoded by the exons aTGGCCAGTATTAAGAAAAAAGTAGCTGTTCTTGGAGGTGGAGTAGCTGGActcttttcaataatttgtttaaaagaagaaGGCAATTTTGAgccaatttgttttgaaaaaacagACAAACCAGGTGGTACATGGTGTTACAGAGAAGAGGTAATTGATGGCGTTTCATGCACCATGTCCACAACAATCATTAATCACAGCAAGGAACTGGGAGCCTGGAGCAAATATCCACCATCGAAAGAATTCAACAATTTCATGAAGCATAGCGAGCTGTACCAATACTTCATGAACATTTGGACATCAACAGGTGCCCTGAAGCACGTCCAGTATAACATGGAAATCGTAAATGTACGACGAGCTGATGACTATGATGAAACTGGTAGGTGGATTGTTACCGCGAAGAACACGGTAACCGGAGAAGAATCCACCGACATTTATGATGGCGTTTTGGTATGCACTGGACAGTATACTCAGAAAATAATGCCAATGTATAAGGgccaaaatctattcaaaggagaAATTTCACATACTCACAGTTTGAGGGAAACTGAAAAGTATCGCAAGAAAAGAGTGATTGTGGTGGGCATGGGATGCTCTGGATTGGATGCGGCTGTAGAAATTAGTAATATTGCTAATCAG gtATATCTTAGCACGCGATCTGGAGCATACGTTATTCAACGCGTTGGCCCACACGGATTACCATTTGATTACCATTTAGCCAGACGTTACATATtccttttatttgatatattaccATCATATGCACTTAGCTGGCTTTTGGAGTCTGTTTTCATGGATCCGCAATTCAACAGAAAGTTATACGCTGTCAAACCCAAATATCATGTTTTATCCAAGGATCCAGTTATAAATGATCATTTGGCTTCGAAATTGTTGTCGGGATCTGTTATTCAAAAGCCCGATATCCATTGCTTCACAGAAGATGGTGTCATTTTTGAAGGAGATACTGAAGTCACCAAGGCTGATGCTGTTATCATGGCAACCGGCTATGTACACACTTTTCCTTTTCTTGAAGATGGTGTCGTAATACAGGAAGAAGGAAGAATTGATCTTTACAAATGTGTGTTTCCAGCACAATTAAAACACGGAACTCTTGCAATAATAGCCTCAGTTCTTCCATTTGGACCAGGATTTCCAGTCGGAGAGCTTCAGATTCGATGGGCAGTTCAAGTGTTAGCCGGTAAATGTAAACTTCCACCACCGGAAGTGATGCTGAAAGAAGCAAAGGACAGAtatgataagaatttaaaaagatacgCTCCCAGCGAGAAAATGTCACTTAGAATAGATTATATACCATACTGCGATGACATAGCTTCTGAAATCGGAGCAAAaccaaatttgttgaaaatgtttttcaCTGATACCAAGCTTTTTTTGAAGCTATTCTTTGGACCCCATCTATCTTATCAGTACAGACTTCAAGGGCCTCATTCCTGGGATGGTGCTAGGGACGCTATTATGACAGCCGAAGAAAGAATATTCTATCCATTAACAAAAGGAGCTTCAGAGACAGATGGGGACAATATATTCCTCATgactataagaaaatttttaaaaaatttatttttctaa